In Leptospira sp. WS58.C1, a single genomic region encodes these proteins:
- the def gene encoding peptide deformylase gives MSVRKILKIGDPLLRKTSEDVHPDELGTKEFKKLIRDMFDTMRHADGVGLAAPQIGIMKKIVVVGSDPEDDSPSRVPERIIINPEIKPITDSVDGNWEGCLSVPGMRGFVERPNKIQMKWMDEKGNSHEETIEGYSAIVYQHECDHLNGVLYVDRLKSTKMFGFNDSMELSGPILD, from the coding sequence ATGTCAGTACGTAAAATTCTCAAAATCGGCGATCCCCTCCTCAGAAAGACAAGCGAAGATGTCCATCCCGACGAACTGGGAACCAAAGAGTTCAAAAAGTTGATCCGAGACATGTTCGATACGATGAGACATGCGGACGGTGTGGGCTTGGCTGCTCCTCAAATCGGTATCATGAAAAAGATCGTGGTTGTGGGTTCCGATCCTGAAGATGATAGTCCATCTAGGGTGCCGGAAAGGATTATCATCAATCCGGAGATCAAACCGATCACGGATTCGGTAGACGGTAATTGGGAAGGTTGTCTTTCCGTTCCCGGAATGAGGGGTTTTGTAGAAAGACCTAATAAGATCCAAATGAAATGGATGGATGAAAAAGGAAACTCCCACGAAGAAACGATCGAAGGATATTCCGCGATCGTATACCAACATGAATGCGATCATCTAAACGGAGTTTTGTACGTAGATAGATTAAAAAGTACAAAAATGTTCGGATTCAACGACTCCATGGAATTAAGCGGTCCTATCCTGGACTAA
- a CDS encoding SpoIIE family protein phosphatase produces the protein MTQIKKQETLLRSRSDGSFFLEEGLGVSSIFDSFLREAIALTHAELGGIFSTTESANIRQISGRNEKELVEAAHWAFSQSGKDLLLERGKTPPWAKVPSSFPLLVVRLKVDDLDSSLKTNRASYAVLVLQGKTTADRFSKTDFELLRTTCKTVGRLLKESHVSGDASLVTLSLLATTQLVLEAAQAKRQSERFDFLLTEVIRVSGLINSSLDLSQLLEAIMLSSKTVFRTEACSVLLLDESKEYLYFHTVLGEKSEAVTKMQVPVGKGVAGLVVRERKPMIINDAQNDDRVYKEVDKASQFTTRNIMAAPLVANDEVIGVIEAINTVDRETFTGEDLELFLSFSGTSALAIQKTGLLQNLENANKDLRKKVSELESLFELSQAVSLSTNRLGLVRKSIRLIIRELDASVAGIFLYSLTKENFINCAYYDGETEKIDRVQEEEISGTQVLSSIKEGLPVLKRDILDQPFPHELDRRYLKGSYIIVPLFLSSGEPYGALTVADRKDKLSYQDSDFRLLQTMASQFTKGFEAFRLRTEMLEKKAIQQEMEITRKIQQNILPSEKVFYSNFDLGIFSVPAKDVSGDFYDYYQYSDGQYSFLIADVSGKSLPAALFMAMSSSIIRTLARNHDLSPEEILRQGNELIFEDSHFGMFVTAFFIHYNPSLFTIEYASAGHNDQVWIKEDGSYELLKGQGPPLGVIPTAKYKGGNFTVKPGDIFVLYTDGAVEEKDAQGNEFGLERMIEEIKSRRHLPAQKIVEELYATIRKFSAGKEPFDDFTVLLLKYNNDFQFFRTFDANTAQIPIFREFIYDAIKVRNLPDFLRDDILLAGDEAATNIVIHGYKDTLLRNPKFDCKIRFTEDSITIVLTDSGKGFDRTNVKDPSIEENLSGKRKGGFGVYLIETLMDVVDYKMEEGRNILTLQKFFR, from the coding sequence TTGACCCAGATCAAAAAACAGGAGACCCTTCTCAGAAGTCGAAGTGACGGTTCCTTCTTTTTAGAAGAAGGTTTAGGGGTCTCCTCTATCTTTGATAGTTTTTTGAGAGAGGCAATTGCCCTCACTCATGCAGAATTAGGCGGTATATTTTCGACAACAGAGTCTGCCAATATTCGACAAATTTCGGGTCGTAACGAAAAGGAGCTGGTAGAAGCCGCACATTGGGCATTCTCTCAATCCGGAAAAGACCTACTTTTAGAAAGAGGTAAAACACCACCTTGGGCTAAAGTACCAAGCAGCTTTCCACTTTTAGTGGTCCGATTGAAAGTAGATGACCTCGATTCCAGTCTTAAAACAAATCGTGCCAGTTACGCAGTCTTAGTCTTACAAGGAAAAACGACAGCGGATCGTTTTTCGAAGACCGATTTTGAACTTCTCCGTACTACTTGTAAAACGGTAGGAAGACTATTAAAGGAATCTCATGTATCCGGGGACGCTTCCTTAGTCACTCTTTCCTTACTTGCGACCACTCAGTTGGTATTGGAAGCGGCACAGGCGAAAAGACAGTCGGAACGTTTCGACTTCCTACTTACCGAAGTGATCCGTGTTTCCGGACTGATCAATTCTTCTTTAGATCTTTCCCAATTATTAGAAGCGATTATGCTTTCTTCAAAGACGGTGTTTAGGACCGAAGCTTGTAGCGTTCTTCTTCTGGATGAATCCAAGGAATATCTCTACTTCCACACTGTGCTTGGAGAAAAAAGTGAAGCTGTCACAAAGATGCAAGTTCCTGTAGGAAAGGGCGTGGCAGGTTTAGTCGTTCGAGAACGTAAACCGATGATCATTAACGACGCTCAAAATGATGATCGAGTTTATAAAGAAGTGGATAAAGCGTCACAATTCACTACTCGCAATATCATGGCAGCACCCTTAGTCGCCAACGACGAAGTTATCGGTGTGATCGAAGCGATCAATACCGTGGACAGAGAAACGTTTACAGGAGAAGATCTGGAACTTTTTTTAAGTTTTTCCGGGACTTCCGCACTTGCCATTCAGAAGACGGGACTCTTACAGAACTTAGAGAATGCAAATAAGGACCTTCGCAAAAAAGTCTCCGAATTGGAATCCTTATTCGAACTCTCCCAAGCAGTCAGTCTTTCTACAAATCGTTTAGGTCTAGTTCGAAAATCCATCCGGTTGATCATCCGAGAGCTGGATGCGAGTGTTGCGGGTATCTTCTTATACAGTCTTACTAAAGAAAATTTTATCAACTGTGCCTATTACGACGGGGAAACGGAAAAAATAGACAGGGTACAGGAAGAAGAAATTTCCGGTACCCAAGTTTTATCCAGCATCAAGGAAGGTCTTCCTGTTTTAAAAAGGGATATTTTGGACCAACCTTTCCCTCATGAGTTGGACAGAAGATATTTAAAAGGTTCTTATATTATCGTGCCCTTATTCCTTTCCAGTGGAGAACCTTACGGGGCCTTGACTGTTGCAGATAGAAAGGATAAACTTTCTTATCAGGATTCGGACTTCCGATTATTACAAACCATGGCTTCCCAGTTTACCAAGGGATTCGAAGCATTCCGTCTCAGAACGGAGATGTTGGAGAAAAAAGCGATCCAACAAGAAATGGAAATTACCCGGAAGATCCAGCAGAATATTCTTCCCTCCGAAAAAGTATTTTATTCCAACTTTGACCTAGGTATTTTTTCCGTTCCGGCAAAAGATGTTTCCGGGGACTTTTACGATTATTACCAGTACAGCGACGGGCAATATTCCTTTCTGATCGCTGATGTTTCCGGGAAAAGTCTTCCGGCAGCACTTTTTATGGCGATGAGTTCTTCTATCATCCGAACCCTTGCGAGAAATCACGATCTCAGTCCCGAAGAAATTTTAAGACAGGGAAATGAACTTATCTTCGAAGATTCCCATTTTGGAATGTTCGTCACCGCATTCTTCATTCATTATAATCCTTCCTTGTTTACGATTGAATACGCCTCCGCAGGTCATAACGATCAGGTCTGGATCAAGGAAGACGGCTCTTACGAGTTACTAAAAGGACAGGGGCCTCCGCTCGGTGTGATCCCGACCGCTAAATACAAGGGCGGAAATTTTACGGTCAAACCGGGAGATATTTTCGTTCTTTATACGGACGGTGCGGTAGAGGAAAAAGACGCCCAGGGAAATGAGTTCGGTCTGGAAAGAATGATAGAAGAGATCAAATCCAGAAGACATCTTCCCGCCCAGAAAATTGTGGAAGAATTGTACGCTACCATTCGAAAATTTTCCGCCGGAAAAGAACCTTTCGACGATTTCACCGTGCTTCTATTGAAGTACAATAACGATTTCCAATTTTTCAGGACATTCGATGCAAATACCGCGCAAATTCCGATCTTTAGAGAATTTATATACGATGCGATCAAGGTCAGAAATTTACCTGATTTTTTAAGAGACGATATTCTTTTAGCGGGGGACGAGGCAGCCACAAATATT
- a CDS encoding efflux RND transporter permease subunit → MKSIIEYFLSKSIFVNLLTVLIILSGSFLAVKMNREAFPNINFDIVSISTLYLGASPQEVEKLVTNPLEKAIKEVDGIKEYRSASIEGRSGIVITLDPDTKDTQKVVDDIKSAIDRVEDLPEEAEDPIVTEITTARTPVIEVSITLKEDDGSVEAEKKLRAQAKIVEQALLDISGVAKVSRRGWRETEMQVDILPNRLSGFYLTGQDVINALRNRNVNVPGGNVTGLDKEIILRTIGEFDTPDEISRVHVRGNEIGNAIQVQDVARVTEGLREADYIENVNGTKTVALTVLKRQSADAIKVVDNVKATVEKFRQGSPEFQYAFVNDLSKYIRRRLNVLISNATFGMILVTGSLFFFLGWRVALMTALGIPVSFGATFFIMDQFGLTLNLISMFGLVLVVGILVDDAIIICENVYRYIEEGLPPYEATLKGTLEVVSPVTATVTTTIAAFAPLLFMPGIFGKFVFSIPLVVIIALCASLAEAFFILPNHLYDINKGGVKAGEIKEESGWFSKFRNTKYVPALRFALNNPWKMTIGIVFLLIVSFIIQILFSKFKLFPGSVDQFYVKVTAKTGASLNETYRYLEVIEKEIAKVPQEDLENYATRVGIIQANPNDPFTKRGKHYGMVMAYLTAEENRKKCHKTDDIIQKIRRKTLWLLNETSRKIEEEKIQKEAAETKNPCDVPEPVVIPEEFESLRGKLVALEYEKVSGGPPVGKPVAIEIRGDSYDTLLKIASEYKGVLGKVKGVTDIADDFNEGKDEVRIRVSESLASTAGVSVARVAQAINTAFQGTVATKIKRTDEEVEVKVRFPESYRKSVDSLNHVYVSNSIGKMIPVSRLVTMQRLPGVSNINHLDGKRLVTVTANLAGGKQANSSEANASAKKLADQEKIIEKYPGYMVRFGGENKDTEESMGSLGFLFFMALLIMYIIIASQFGSLMQPLVIGSAIPFSFIGVILAFVSHGESFGFLAMLGIVGLAGVVVNDSIVLVDFANTLRKENPNKDIKEILVDTGNLRLRAVTLTTVTTVLGLLPTAYGIGGYDPFLVPMALAFGWGLAFASIITLIMVPVFYLHLYNFQSWFSKRMENLRAWLDRIFAGKKSSQRGTVYFPSPEFASEPEKIVTNTRGKRKK, encoded by the coding sequence ATGAAAAGTATCATCGAATATTTCCTCTCGAAAAGTATCTTCGTAAATTTACTCACAGTACTCATTATTCTTTCCGGAAGTTTCCTGGCCGTTAAGATGAATAGAGAAGCATTCCCGAATATCAACTTCGACATAGTTTCCATCTCCACATTGTATCTGGGAGCCTCTCCCCAAGAGGTAGAAAAACTAGTCACAAATCCTCTGGAAAAAGCGATCAAAGAAGTGGATGGGATCAAAGAATATAGATCCGCTTCTATCGAAGGTAGATCCGGTATCGTGATTACTTTGGATCCTGATACAAAAGATACCCAAAAGGTGGTGGATGATATCAAATCCGCCATTGACCGGGTAGAAGACCTTCCGGAAGAAGCCGAAGATCCAATTGTAACGGAGATCACGACCGCAAGGACCCCGGTGATCGAGGTTTCTATCACATTAAAAGAAGATGATGGATCTGTCGAGGCTGAGAAAAAATTACGTGCCCAGGCAAAGATCGTAGAGCAGGCGCTTTTGGATATTTCGGGCGTAGCAAAGGTTTCTCGTAGGGGTTGGAGAGAGACCGAAATGCAAGTGGATATTCTTCCGAATCGTTTGTCCGGATTTTATCTTACAGGCCAAGACGTAATTAACGCATTAAGAAATCGTAACGTTAACGTTCCTGGCGGAAATGTGACCGGTCTGGATAAGGAGATCATTCTTAGGACGATCGGCGAATTCGATACTCCGGATGAAATTTCCAGAGTACATGTTCGAGGAAACGAGATCGGTAATGCGATCCAAGTCCAGGATGTTGCCCGAGTAACGGAAGGTTTGCGGGAGGCGGATTATATTGAAAATGTAAACGGAACCAAAACCGTAGCTCTTACAGTCTTAAAAAGACAAAGTGCGGATGCGATCAAGGTAGTAGACAATGTAAAAGCCACCGTAGAAAAATTTCGCCAAGGTTCTCCTGAATTCCAATACGCATTCGTAAACGACCTTTCTAAATACATTCGACGCAGGTTGAACGTTCTTATTTCCAATGCTACATTCGGGATGATCTTAGTTACAGGATCTTTATTCTTCTTTTTAGGCTGGAGAGTGGCTTTGATGACCGCTCTTGGGATCCCGGTATCATTCGGCGCTACATTCTTCATCATGGACCAATTCGGGCTCACCCTAAATTTAATCTCGATGTTCGGTTTGGTCCTTGTAGTCGGGATCCTGGTGGATGATGCGATCATCATCTGTGAAAACGTATATCGATATATAGAAGAAGGTCTTCCTCCTTATGAAGCCACTCTAAAGGGAACCTTGGAAGTGGTTTCTCCGGTAACAGCAACCGTTACTACGACTATCGCTGCATTTGCCCCACTTCTATTCATGCCTGGTATTTTCGGTAAGTTCGTATTCAGTATTCCGCTTGTTGTAATCATTGCACTTTGTGCCTCGCTTGCGGAGGCGTTCTTCATTCTGCCGAATCACTTATACGATATCAATAAAGGCGGAGTAAAAGCTGGAGAAATTAAGGAAGAATCCGGATGGTTCTCTAAGTTTAGAAATACGAAATATGTTCCTGCACTTCGTTTCGCATTGAACAATCCTTGGAAAATGACGATAGGGATTGTTTTCTTGTTGATCGTTAGTTTTATCATCCAGATATTATTCTCTAAGTTTAAATTATTCCCCGGTTCCGTGGATCAGTTCTACGTAAAGGTCACCGCAAAAACCGGTGCAAGTCTAAATGAGACGTATCGTTATTTAGAAGTGATCGAAAAAGAGATCGCAAAAGTCCCTCAGGAAGATCTGGAAAATTATGCGACTCGTGTAGGGATCATCCAAGCTAATCCGAATGATCCTTTTACCAAAAGAGGAAAACATTACGGAATGGTAATGGCATATTTAACTGCGGAAGAAAACCGTAAAAAATGTCACAAAACGGACGATATCATCCAGAAAATTAGAAGAAAAACTCTCTGGTTACTCAACGAAACTTCTCGCAAAATTGAAGAAGAGAAGATCCAAAAAGAAGCGGCAGAGACCAAGAATCCTTGCGATGTTCCTGAACCTGTTGTTATTCCCGAAGAGTTTGAATCTCTTAGAGGGAAATTGGTCGCCTTAGAATATGAAAAAGTGTCCGGAGGCCCTCCGGTCGGAAAGCCTGTTGCGATCGAGATCAGGGGAGATAGTTACGATACTCTTCTGAAAATCGCATCCGAATACAAAGGTGTACTCGGAAAAGTAAAAGGAGTCACAGATATTGCAGACGACTTCAACGAGGGTAAGGACGAAGTCCGTATCCGGGTGAGCGAATCGCTTGCTTCCACCGCTGGAGTTTCGGTAGCCAGGGTCGCGCAAGCGATCAATACCGCATTCCAAGGGACTGTCGCCACTAAGATCAAAAGAACGGACGAAGAAGTAGAAGTAAAGGTACGTTTTCCCGAATCTTACCGGAAGTCAGTGGATAGTTTAAATCATGTATATGTTTCGAATTCCATCGGCAAAATGATCCCGGTATCCCGACTCGTCACGATGCAAAGACTTCCCGGGGTTTCCAATATCAATCACTTGGATGGAAAACGTTTAGTCACAGTCACCGCAAACTTAGCTGGTGGAAAACAGGCGAATTCCAGCGAGGCAAATGCTTCCGCTAAAAAATTAGCGGACCAAGAAAAGATTATCGAAAAATACCCGGGTTATATGGTCCGTTTCGGCGGAGAGAATAAAGACACGGAAGAATCCATGGGTTCCTTAGGATTTTTATTCTTCATGGCTTTACTAATCATGTACATCATCATTGCGTCTCAATTCGGATCTTTGATGCAACCGCTCGTGATAGGAAGCGCCATCCCCTTCTCCTTTATCGGAGTGATCTTAGCATTTGTAAGCCACGGAGAATCTTTCGGATTCTTAGCGATGCTCGGAATTGTGGGACTTGCGGGAGTTGTGGTTAATGATTCCATCGTTCTTGTGGACTTTGCAAACACTCTTCGAAAAGAAAATCCGAATAAGGACATTAAGGAAATCCTAGTAGATACGGGTAATTTAAGACTAAGAGCAGTTACCTTAACTACTGTAACTACAGTTCTTGGACTTTTGCCTACCGCGTACGGAATCGGAGGTTACGATCCATTCCTAGTTCCAATGGCTTTGGCTTTCGGCTGGGGACTTGCTTTCGCAAGTATCATCACATTGATCATGGTTCCCGTCTTTTATCTTCACCTGTATAATTTCCAGAGTTGGTTTTCCAAAAGAATGGAAAATTTAAGAGCCTGGTTGGATCGGATTTTTGCAGGTAAAAAAAGTTCTCAACGGGGAACGGTATATTTCCCAAGCCCGGAATTTGCAAGCGAGCCTGAGAAGATCGTAACGAATACAAGAGGCAAAAGAAAGAAGTAA